In Porites lutea chromosome 7, jaPorLute2.1, whole genome shotgun sequence, a single window of DNA contains:
- the LOC140944675 gene encoding RYamide receptor-like, which produces MNSTANGSSGSWSCFTQLNFTAWKIGGTVTYCLFIIVSLAANSLIVMIVYKTPNLRKPINYFIANMASSDLLFPIFWIPRNLSHLHTNSFLIGGQLGQALCKLIPFFGHVSFVVSIQNLILIAVDRFGAVVFPLRSPLIRSKLCPFFILSTWIVAVAVNSPRLFTFELVEYPEGTWCDLEWKKAFGESSSFVSYQLASGILFIFIPVLLLVILYSTIVIKLKTKAHPGEQSANSQQQRNKRNRNVLQMSIAILTVLLLCWLPFSINYLIIEYQDTFTHFSCSFWIYYKVTVYMTYAYCAVNPIICFMFSSNYRKALKRLIKCSFVQA; this is translated from the coding sequence ATGAACTCAACGGCGAACGGATCCAGCGGATCTTGGAGCTGCTTCACTCAGTTAAATTTCACAGCGTGGAAAATCGGAGGAACCGTTACCTACTGTCTGTTCATTATCGTTTCACTGGCCGCAAATTCTCTCATTGTTATGATCGTTTATAAAACGCCGAACTTAAGAAAACCGATAAATTATTTCATCGCAAACATGGCCTCATCTGATTTGCTGTTTCCAATATTCTGGATACCTCGGAACCTGTCACACTTGCACACCAACTCGTTTCTTATCGGTGGTCAGCTTGGTCAGGCCTTGTGTAAGCTTATTCCTTTCTTTGGTCACGTTTCCTTTGTCGTTTCGATTCAGAATCTGATTCTGATAGCAGTGGATCGCTTTGGAGCCGTGGTATTTCCACTCCGTTCTCCACTCATCAGATCCAAGCTGTGTCCCTTCTTCATTCTCTCCACATGGATAGTTGCCGTAGCTGTCAATTCGCCACGCTTGTTCACTTTCGAGCTCGTTGAATACCCAGAGGGAACCTGGTGTGATCTGGAATGGAAGAAAGCATTCGGAGAATCCTCATCCTTTGTCAGTTACCAACTAGCTTCCGGCATACTGTTTATATTCATACCTGTACTGTTGCTAGTCATTCTTTACTCCACCATTGTTATCAAGCTCAAGACAAAGGCACACCCGGGTGAACAGTCCGCGAACAGTCAGCAACAGCGGAACAAAAGAAACCGAAACGTGCTTCAAATGTCCATTGCTATCTTAACAGTGCTTTTGCTTTGCTGGTTGCCTTTCTCTATCAACTATTTAATCATAGAGTATCAGGACACTTTCACGCATTTCTCGTGTAGTTTCTGGATATACTATAAAGTCACCGTTTATATGACTTACGCGTACTGTGCTGTCAACCCGATTATCTGTTTTATGTTTAGCAGTAATTACCGAAAAGCTCTTAAAAGACttataaaatgttcttttgtacaGGCGTAA
- the LOC140944676 gene encoding RYamide receptor-like gives MNSTANGSSESSSCFTQLNSTAWKIGATVSYCLFIIVSLATNSLIVMIVYKTPNLRKPINYFIANMASSDMLFPIFLIPWRLSYLHTNSFLIGGQLGQALCKLVPFFSDVSTVVSIQNLILIAVDRFGAVVFPLRSPLIRSKLCPFFILSTWIVAVAFYSPYLFTFELVEYPKGIRCGLEWKKAFGEFSSFVSYQLVSYILFIFIPVLLLVILYSTIVIKLKTKAHPGEQSANSQQQRNKRNRNVLQMSIAIVTVFFLCWLPFSINYLIIQYQDTFTHFSCSFWIYYKVAIYMTCAYFAINPVICFMFSSNYRKALKRLIKCSFVQA, from the coding sequence ATGAACTCAACGGCGAACGGATCCAGCGAGTCTTCGAGCTGCTTCACGCAGTTAAATTCCACAGCGTGGAAAATCGGAGCAACCGTTTCCTACTGTCTGTTCATTATCGTTTCACTGGCCACAAATTCTCTCATTGTTATGATCGTTTATAAAACGCCGAACTTAAGAAAACCGATAAATTATTTCATCGCAAACATGGCCTCATCTGATATGCTGTTTCCAATATTCTTGATACCTTGGAGACTGTCCTACTTGCACACCAACTCGTTTCTTATCGGTGGTCAGCTTGGTCAGGCCTTGTGTAAGCTTGTCCCCTTCTTTTCAGACGTTTCCACTGTCGTTTCGATTCAGAATCTGATTCTTATAGCAGTGGATCGCTTTGGAGCCGTGGTATTTCCACTCCGTTCTCCACTCATCAGATCCAAGCTGTGTCCCTTCTTCATTCTCTCCACATGGATAGTTGCGGTAGCTTTCTATTCGCCATACTTGTTCACTTTCGAGCTCGTTGAATACCCGAAGGGAATCCGGTGTGGTCTGGAATGGAAGAAAGCATTCGGAGAGTTCTCATCCTTTGTCAGTTACCAACTAGTTTCCTACATACTGTTTATATTTATACCTGTACTGTTGCTAGTCATTCTTTACTCCACCATTGTTATCAAGCTCAAGACAAAGGCACATCCGGGTGAACAGTCCGCGAACAGTCAGCAACAGCGGAACAAAAGAAACCGAAACGTGCTTCAAATGTCCATTGCTATCGTAAcagtgttttttctttgctggttGCCTTTCTCTATCAACTATTTAATCATACAGTATCAGGACACTTTCACGCATTTCTCGTGTAGTTTCTGGATATACTATAAAGTCGCCATTTATATGACTTGCGCGTACTTTGCTATCAACCCAGTTATCTGTTTCATGTTTAGCAGTAATTACCGAAAAGCTCTTAAAAGActcataaaatgttcttttgtacaGGCGTAG